Proteins encoded together in one Epinephelus lanceolatus isolate andai-2023 chromosome 4, ASM4190304v1, whole genome shotgun sequence window:
- the LOC117260324 gene encoding lysophosphatidic acid receptor 6-like — protein sequence MNNTTDYGQEPELAYALVFGSILVIGLPLNAFSLWTLLRHHSLKSPSAIYMVNLAISDLLLVISLPMRVYFYATGTWPLGKEACIGITMLFLDNIRSSAIFITLISMDRLLAVVYPLRSRHLRTVCNTWKAVVLVWLFVGVLNITERVYLSTILKGFDGASCFEFPDHHTHRSPMAYLESALGLTLLAVNIVCTTSVSWTLHKHLSDFARVNSKVNVMLLFVMSLVIFAVCFLPPSIALLFMGRPLTTPYICLASANCCMDPLLYYFSLDAFWKKKEDADLAMEP from the coding sequence ATGAACAACACTACGGACTATGGACAAGAGCCAGAGCTGGCCTATGCTCTGGTCTTTGGCTCTATCTTGGTAATAGGTCTGCCTCTCAATGCTTTCTCCCTGTGGACTCTGCTAAGACACCACAGCCTCAAATCCCCCAGTGCCATCTACATGGTCAACCTGGCCATCTCTGATCTGCTGCTCGTCATCTCCCTCCCCATGAGGGTCTACTTTTACGCCACAGGCACCTGGCCTCTGGGCAAAGAGGCATGTATCGGGATCACAATGCTCTTTCTTGACAACATCCGCTCTAGTGCCATCTTCATCACCCTCATCAGCATGGACCGACTGCTGGCTGTGGTTTATCCTCTGAGGTCACGGCATCTTCGAACCGTTTGCAACACCTGGAAAGCTGTTGTGCTCGTCTGGCTGTTTGTGGGGGTGCTGAACATCACAGAGAGAGTGTACCTTTCAACAATCTTAAAAGGCTTCGATGGAGCCAGCTGTTTTGAATTTCCTGATCATCATACTCATAGATCACCAATGGCTTATTTAGAGTCTGCATTAGGGCTCACCTTGCTGGCAGTCAATATTGTGTGCACCACTTCGGTTTCTTGGACTCTACACAAACATCTCAGTGACTTTGCAAGGGTCAACAGCAAGGTGAATGTCATGCTACTTTTTGTCATGAGCTTGGTTATATTCGCTGTATGTTTCTTGCCTCCGTCGATTGCTTTATTATTTATGGGGAGACCTTTGACTACGCCTTACATATGTCTGGCTAGTGCGAACTGCTGTATGGATCCACTGTTGTATTACTTTTCTCTGGATGCCTTCTGGAAGAAAAAAGAGGATGCAGATCTTGCAATGGAGCCATAG
- the LOC117259120 gene encoding integral membrane protein 2C-like, whose product MVKISFQSVAGQKVEKENDGEKTEILIPHPMDEDELVLPLRPKKSPLNGLCCLTFGLVVFMAGLVLASIYVYRYYFIPHIPEDNMFHCSILYEDSVYAPLRGRQELEENVGIYLADNYEKITVPVPHFGGSDPADIIHDFHRGLTAYHDIALDKCYVIELNTTIVMPPRNLWELLINVKKGTYLPQTYIIHEEMVVTGRVHNMRQLGPFIYRLCNGKDTYRLNRRVTRRRINKREAKDCHHIRHFENTFVVETTICEGEEE is encoded by the exons ATGGTGAAGATCAGTTTCCAGTCTGTCGCGGGACAGAAAGTGGAGAAGGAGAATGATGGCGAAAAGACCGAGATCCTCATCCCTCATCCTATG gaTGAGGATGAGCTGGTCCTGCCACTGCGGCCCAAAAAGTCTCCCCTCAACGGCCTCTGCTGCCTGACGTTTGGCCTGGTCGTGTTCATGGCCGGTCTGGTCCTTGCCTCCATTTATGTCTACCGCTACTACTTTATACCTCAT atccCAGAGGATAACATGTTCCACTGCAGCATACTGTATGAAGACTCCGTATATGCCCCACTGCGTGGGCGCCAGGAGCtggaggaaaatgttggcatctaCTTGGCCGACAACTACGAGAAGATCACTGTGCCCGTGCCTCACTTTGGAGGCAGCGACCCCGCTGATATAATCCACGACTTCCACAGA GGACTGACCGCCTACCACGACATCGCTCTGGACAAGTGCTACGTCATTGAGCTCAACACCACCATCGTGATGCCACCACGCAACCTCTGGGAGCTGCTTATCAATGTCAAG AAGGGAACATACTTGCCTCAGACCTACATCATCCATGAAGAGATGGTGGTGACAGGCAGAGTGCACAACATGCGTCAGCTGGGACCCTTCATTTACCGCCTGTGCAACGGGAAGGACACGTACCGCCTGAACCGCCGTGTCACCCGCAGAC GCATCAACAAGCGTGAGGCGAAGGACTGCCACCACATCCGTCACTTTGAGAATACATTTGTGGTGGAGACGACTATCTGTGAAGGCGAGGAGGAGTAA
- the cab39 gene encoding calcium-binding protein 39, with the protein MPFPFGKSHKSPADIVKNLKDSMTVLEKHDISDKKAEKATEEVSKSLVAMKEILYGTNEKEPQTEAVAQLAQELYNSGLLSTLIADLQLIDFEGKKDVAQIFNNILRRQIGTRTPTVEYLCTQQNILFMLLKGYESPEIALNCGIMLRECIRHEPLAKITLWSEQFYDFFRYVEMSTFDIASDAFATFKDLLTRHKLLSAEFLEQHYDRFFSEYEKLLHSENYVTKRQSLKLLGELLLDRHNFTIMTKYISKPENLKLMMNLLRDKSRNIQFEAFHVFKVFVANPNKTQPILDILLKNQTKLIEFLSKFQNDRTEDEQFNDEKTYLVKQIRDLKRPAPQEA; encoded by the exons ATGCCTTTCCCCTTTGGCAAGTCCCACAAGTCGCCGGCGGACATCGTCAAAAACCTTAAGGACAGCATGACGGTGCTCGAGAAGCACGACATTTCGGACAAAAAGGCCGAGAAG GCCACAGAGGAGGTGTCAAAAAGCCTGGTGGCGATGAAGGAGATCCTTTATGGGACTAATGAGAAAGAGCCCCAAACAGAAGCAGTGGCCCAGCTAGCCCAGGAGCTCTACAACAGTGGCTTGCTCAGCACCCTCATAGCGGACCTGCAGCTCATCGACTTTGAG GGTAAAAAAGATGTGGCTCAGATCTTCAACAACATCCTGAGGCGTCAGATTGGCACTCGGACGCCGACAGTGGAGTACCTCTGCACCCAGCAGAATATCCTCTTCATGTTGCTTAAAGG GTATGAGTCCCCAGAGATTGCCCTAAACTGCGGTATCATGTTGAGGGAGTGCATCAGACATGAACCGCTGGCCAAAATCACGCTGTGGTCAGAGCAGTTTTACGACTTCTTCAGATATGTGGAGATGTCTACTTTCGACATTGCCTCAGATGCATTTGCCACTTTCAAA GACCTCCTCACAAGACACAAGCTACTGAGTGCAGAGTTTCTGGAGCAACATTATGACAGA TTCTTTAGTGAATATGAGAAGTTACTCCACTCAGAAAACTACGTGACTAAAAGGCAGTCCCTCAAG ttACTGGGGGAGTTGCTTCTTGACCGGCACAATTTCACCATAATGACGAAATACATCAGCAAGCCAGAGAATCTCAAATTAATGATGAACCTTCTACGGGACAAGAGCCGCAACATCCAGTTTGAGGCTTTCCATGTTTTTAAG GTGTTTGTGGCCAACCCCAACAAGACGCAGCCCATCCTGGACATCCTGCTGAAGAACCAAACCAAACTCATTGAGTTTCTCAGCAAGTTCCAGAACGACAGAACGGAGGACGAACAGTTCAATGACGAAAAGACTTACCTGGTCAAACAGATCAGGGACCTCAAGCGGCCTGCCCCCCAGGAGGCCTGA